The following are encoded in a window of Penaeus vannamei isolate JL-2024 chromosome 17, ASM4276789v1, whole genome shotgun sequence genomic DNA:
- the LOC138864568 gene encoding uncharacterized protein: protein MSANESPHTLQNGHAPSHQREQHRLSQNIPQSLMQWYHRLMTRHDEQQQAQQQQATPQQSQQYLQVFPQQHQNVLPGRPQAANQFRPVQQPFLTYHVVRRPRNSLRRGILAKLPPYLQRGTTVCCGCRMSGVSILPLFFLGSALVFIGIFVLTSGSSGMSSVLMMTGFVLVLFYVWLCRKARKEYEALPLDHPDRLYYTSPHHHVRVFDSSQLPPGAQVVHFSPAPTAYPAMHTQVVQLTPVTRTGLPPEAQMGHFPTPPDTPQRLGGSSRAPPYDSLRPYDDDDKPPAYEDLYKDI, encoded by the exons AGTCTCCGCACACGCTGCAGAACGGCCACGCCCCCTCACACCAGAGGGAGCAGCACCGCCTCTCGCAAAACATTCCCCAGAGTCTCATGCAGTGGTACCACCGGCTCATGACGAGGCACGACGAGCAGCAGCAGGCACAGCAACAGCAGGCCACACCGCAGCAGTCGCAGCAGTACCTCCAGGTTTTCCCGCAGCAGCATCAGAATGTCCTGCCGGGGCGACCTCAAGCAGCGAACCAGTTCCGGCCGGTGCAGCAACCCTTCCTTACCTACCATGTGGTGCGGAGACCCCGAAACAGCCTCCGAAGGGGTATCTTGGCCAAGCTGCCGCCCTACCTGCAGAGAGGGACCACG GTGTGTTGCGGCTGCAGGATGTCGGGCGTGAGCATCCTGCCGCTGTTTTTTCTGGGTTCTGCCTTGGTCTTCATCGGGATCTTCGTCCTCACCAGCGGGTCCTCCGGCATGAGTAGCGTCCTAATGATGACTGGAT TCGTGCTGGTGCTGTTCTACGTGTGGCTGTGTCGCAAGGCCCGGAAGGAGTACGAGGCGCTGCCCTTGGACCACCCGGACCGCCTCTACTACACCAGCCCGCATCACCACGTACGGGTCTTCGATTCGAGCCAGCTGCCCCCCGGAGCACAGGTGGTGCATTTCTCCCCCGCGCCCACGGCCTACCCGGCGATGCACACGCAGGTGGTGCAGCTGACGCCCGTGACGAGGACGGGCTTGCCACCTGAGGCGCAGATGGGACACTTTCCGACTCCCCCGGACACGCCCCAGCGACTGGGCGGGTCGTCAAGAGCGCCTCCTTACGACTCGTTGCGCCCctacgatgatgacgataagccTCCTGCTTATGAGGATCTGTATAAGGATatttag